One region of Cobetia sp. cqz5-12 genomic DNA includes:
- a CDS encoding helix-turn-helix transcriptional regulator, with protein MSRLCSPLGDTLSQGFSSELGAPSGSSAAESSGTATGRQAPVPHDNPFLTVQEVARLLHLNEKKIYQLASDGTMPATKVTGKWLFPRRLVEQWILESSHHGVLADRLMITGSDDPLLAALSMRLNQQHAGSAFYGMSVTGTRLGLDLLSQGRADVCAIHWGRAEEAALRHPALIRGHDGYRQWVMVRLARRTQGLIIRNDDRHLSIDPSGLFGSQRRWAVRQEGAGSQRFLQEWLSGHQMRAEQLNTLAIAYSEREVASMVARGEVDVGPGTLSAANEFGLGFVPVCEEAFDLVVPRNVYFRDLFQGLLDYLATPNGIQLAQSLGGYDLRECGQLIWRGDAAQHD; from the coding sequence ATGAGCCGTCTCTGTTCGCCGCTGGGCGACACACTCTCACAGGGCTTTTCCTCCGAACTCGGCGCACCTTCAGGCAGCTCTGCCGCTGAGTCTTCAGGTACGGCTACCGGCCGGCAAGCTCCGGTCCCCCACGACAACCCCTTCCTGACGGTGCAGGAGGTTGCGCGCCTGCTGCACCTCAACGAGAAGAAGATCTATCAGCTGGCTAGTGACGGCACCATGCCGGCGACCAAGGTGACCGGCAAGTGGTTGTTTCCACGGCGACTGGTGGAGCAATGGATTCTCGAGTCCAGCCATCATGGTGTACTGGCGGATCGCCTGATGATCACCGGCAGCGATGATCCGCTGCTGGCCGCGCTCTCCATGCGCCTCAATCAGCAGCATGCCGGTAGCGCCTTCTATGGCATGAGCGTCACTGGCACGCGTCTGGGGCTTGATCTGCTCAGCCAGGGGCGGGCTGATGTCTGCGCCATTCACTGGGGGCGTGCGGAGGAGGCGGCGCTGCGGCATCCGGCGCTGATTCGCGGACATGATGGCTATCGCCAATGGGTGATGGTGCGGCTTGCGCGCCGCACTCAGGGGTTGATCATCCGCAATGACGACCGCCATTTGTCCATCGACCCCAGCGGTCTGTTCGGCTCGCAGCGGCGTTGGGCGGTGCGACAGGAGGGGGCGGGTTCGCAGCGCTTCCTGCAGGAGTGGCTGTCCGGCCATCAGATGCGTGCCGAGCAGCTCAACACCTTGGCGATCGCCTATTCCGAGCGTGAAGTGGCCTCGATGGTGGCGCGGGGCGAGGTGGATGTCGGCCCCGGTACGCTGTCGGCCGCCAATGAGTTCGGCCTCGGCTTCGTGCCGGTCTGTGAAGAAGCCTTCGATCTGGTGGTGCCGCGCAATGTCTACTTCCGGGATCTCTTCCAGGGGTTGCTGGACTATCTGGCGACACCCAATGGCATCCAGCTGGCCCAATCCCTCGGCGGCTATGATCTGCGCGAATGCGGTCAATTGATCTGGCGTGGCGACGCCGCCCAGCACGATTGA
- a CDS encoding helix-turn-helix domain-containing protein gives MSTPTDKDAAVRIASGRKPFVEPLKLGERVKQIRLSHHWTLEDVSQRTGLARSTLSKIENEQISPTFTAVQKLIHGLNIDLPQLLSPPKRQTGTLGRRDLTRVGDGKSHPTPTYEHELLSWQLAQKRMIPFKTRVRARSFDDFPDWVRHDGEEFLMVLAGSILLYSEFYEPLPLGDGDSIYFDSDMGHALVSTSEEDAIVLSVCTRNDSDPS, from the coding sequence ATGAGCACACCGACAGACAAGGACGCCGCCGTCCGGATCGCCTCCGGTCGCAAACCCTTCGTTGAGCCCCTGAAGCTTGGCGAACGCGTGAAGCAGATTCGCCTCTCCCATCACTGGACGCTGGAAGATGTCAGCCAGCGCACGGGACTGGCGCGTTCGACGTTGTCCAAGATCGAGAATGAGCAGATCTCACCGACCTTCACGGCGGTCCAGAAGCTGATTCATGGCCTCAACATCGACCTGCCGCAGCTGCTGAGCCCACCCAAGCGCCAGACTGGCACTCTCGGGCGTCGCGACCTGACGCGCGTCGGTGATGGCAAATCACACCCGACACCGACCTATGAGCACGAGCTACTGTCCTGGCAGCTGGCGCAGAAACGCATGATTCCCTTCAAGACTCGCGTGCGCGCACGCAGCTTCGATGATTTCCCCGACTGGGTGCGTCACGACGGCGAGGAGTTCCTGATGGTATTGGCGGGCAGCATTCTGCTCTATTCGGAATTCTATGAACCCTTGCCGCTGGGCGATGGCGACAGCATCTATTTCGACTCCGACATGGGTCACGCCCTTGTCTCTACCAGCGAAGAAGATGCCATCGTTCTGTCGGTGTGCACTCGCAATGATTCGGACCCAAGCTGA